ACTCGGCCTCCTGACCATCAATACGCTCACCGCCGCCGACTCCGTGATCATTCCGATCCAGTGCGAGTATTACGCGCTCGAGGGGTTGGGGCAATTGATGAACACCGTCAAGCTCGTGCAGCAACACCTGAATCAGTCGCTGCAGATAGAGGGCGTGCTGTTGACGATGTTTGACGGCCGTTTGAATTTGTCAAAACAAGTGTCCGACGAAGTTCGCAAGCATTTCGCAAGCAAGGTGTACAATACCGTGATTGCACGCAATGTCAGGTTATCCGAGGCGCCGTCATTCGGCAAGCCGATCATTCTGTACGACGTGCTCTCATCGGGTGCGGAGAATTACATGGCGCTGACAAAAGAGGTAATGGCGCGATGAGCAAGTTGGTGCTGGGGAAAGGGCTCGGAGCGCTGATTCCGACCGACGAGGGTGCCGCCCCGCAGGCGGAACAATTCAAAATGGTATCGATCGATGAGGTAACGCCAAATCCGATGCAGCCGCGGCACGATTTCGATCCGGAGCGGCTGGCTGAACTGGTGGCATCGCTCAAGCAGAACGGCATGATGCAACCGCTGGTGGTGCGAAAGGGGGACACCGGGTTCACGATTATCGCAGGGGAACGGAGACATCGCGCTGCCGTAATGGCTGGCCTGCAGGAAATCCCGGTGGTGGTGATGGAGGCGGCCGACGATGTCCGCATGCTGGAGCTGGCGCTGGTGGAGAATATCCAACGCGAGAATCTCAATCCTCTGGAATTGGCTTCGGCGTATCGCAAACTGATCGACCAGTGCGGGCTGACACAAAACGATCTGGCGACGCAGCTCGGCAAGAGCCGCACGGCCGTGACCAACACGTTGCGACTGTTGACGCTTCCACCTGCAATTCAACAAATGATACGAGCCGGTCAGCTTACCGAGGGGCATGCGCGGGCGATACTGGGGCTTCCGAATGAGGCTGCCATGACGGAAATGGCGCAGCGGATCGTGGAGGGGTCGCTGTCTGTCCGCCAGGCGGAACAGGAATCGACCCGGACCCGGCGGCGAAAACTTGTACCTAAACGCAAACTTCCCGCGCTGAGCGAGGTAGAAACATATTTGAAGCGGCTGTTGGGAACCTCGGTCAAGATCGTGCCGGGGCTGAAGCGGGGGCGGATCGAAATTGAGTATTACGGCGACGATGACTTGGATCGCCTGTTTGAGCTGTTCAAAAAGATAGAGGGATGAGAATCGTACAAAGTAAGTATGTGACGGTCATGCTGGTGCCCGACGGTACCGAAGCGCGTCTCAACTGGCGAGTCCGCTGGTTGTACGTGCAGATCGGCGCTGCGGCGCTCATTCTGATCGTGATAGGGATCGTATTGTTTTTCATATTCTACGGCCAGATGGCTACGAAGGCGGCGCTGGCCGAGCGATTGAAGGCTGAAAACGAGGATCTGCAGCGATACCGCTTCAAGGTGAAGCTGCTTGAGGACAATCTCGTACAGGTGCGCGATATGGTCACCAGACTCACCAAGCTTGCCGGTATCGATTATCAGTTTCCGGACATCCCGGACGACTCCACGCTGTTCGCTCAGATGGAACAGGGTGCGCCGGCGATCCTGCCGCGAATGTCCGGCACGGATGACGACTGGCCATCCGGACTGCCGCTCCAGGGATTCCTCAGCCGTGGTTTTCAAATCGAGGACTCCAGCCAGTACCATCCGGGACTGGATATCGCCTGCGCAATTGGTACGCCGGTACTTGCCACCGGTGCCGGACAGGTGACGTTCGCCGGAGTCGATTCAGTGTACGGCAACATGGTGGTGATCAAAAACAACGACAGCGTGATGACCGTGTTCGGTCACAATGAGCGGCTCCTGGTGCGGCTGGGCCAGAAGGTCCAGGTGGGGAGCCGCATTGCGTTGTCAGGAAACAGCGGCCGAAGCAGTGCGCCGCATCTCCATTACGAATTACGAATCCATAACCAACCCATAAATCCGTTGGAAGACCAGTATGATCAAGAAACCCTTCAATAACGAGGTGGACGGTCTCATGAACACGATTATCGGCAAGGACACCCTGATCACAGGCACAATAGACGTGAAAGGGGCGTTGCGTATCGACGGGACGGTCAAGGGCAAAGTGATCTGCAACGATTGCGTGACGATTGGCAGCACCGGAGTGGTGGAAGCCGACATTGAGTCGGTTGCTGCCGTGATTGCCGGTCATCTCATTGGTAACGTGGTGACCTCCGACAAGATCGAACTCCAGGCCAAATGCGAAATGGAGGGAGATATCAAGACCAAGTCACTCGTCATCGAGCAGGGAGCTCTCTTTTGCGGCTCCTGCAACATGAAAAACAGCGGCCGCTCCGACCTTGGTTTCCTGCCGCCCGAAGAAAAGCGGGACTCCAAGAAGGACGAGATCTTCTCGACAGACACAAAAGGGTATAAGCCGTAAGTTTCACGGCTGTGGACAACCACCACTAACTGTGGATAATGATATAAGCTATTGTAAGACAATAGCATAAATTGTACGCAACATCGCCTGAACAGGTCATTTATCCACACTCCGTCAGTACCGGTTTCTTATTGCGCGGCTATCAGTTAGATGGCTCTTGTGAAGTGATTCATTATTACAGGCGGTTTTTACACTTGCCAGTGGGGACGAGTGTGGATACCACTTCGAGAGAAAGCCGCTTTCCAGGAGAAATTGGGTACTCGCATCGTAAGCTTTTGAGATGGTGGGGAGCGCTCGCGCTTCGTATACTTGGCTCCAACAATTTGAAATGACCACACTTAGGGTGAGTCACCCTGATTTGACGTGAGTACAATCTCATGACAACCTTGGTGATAACCGGAGGAATAGATGTCCGTAACAGAAACGAAATCAGATCTTCAAGCAGTCGAACACCTGAATCAATCATACGAACGCATCCGCAAAGAGATCGGCAAGGTTATCGTTGGACAGGATAAAGTAATCGAGCAGTTGCTCATCTCGCTGTTGTCATCGGGACACTGTCTGCTTGTTGGCGTGCCAGGGCTGGCCAAGACGTTGCTGATATCAACGTTGGCGCGAGTGTTGAATCTGAAATTCAATCGTATCCAGTTCACACCGGATCTGATGCCTTCGGATATCACGGGAACTGAGTTGATCGAAGAGGACCAGACCTCGGGGCGTCGCCAGTTCCGATTTGTTAAGGGCCCGGTGTTTGCCAATATCATTCTGGCCGATGAGATCAATCGCACGCCACCCAAAACTCAGGCGGCTCTGTTGCAGGCGATGCAGGAACACGAGGTGACCGCGGCCGGGCAGACGTACAAACTGGAAGAGCCGTTCTTCGTACTCGCCACGCAAAACCCGATTGAACAGGAAGGGACTTACCCGCTTCCGGAAGCGCAGCTCGACCGGTTCATGTTTAACGTGTTTGTGGATTACCCGTCGACGAACGAAGAGCAACAGATTGTGAAGTCCACCACAACGGTGCTTAGTTACGATTTGCAGAAGATACTGTCGGCTGAGGATATTGTCGGATTTCAGAGACTGGTGCGGCGGGTGCCGGTGTCTGACCATTTGGTGGAATATGCGGTTGACCTCGTGCGGGCGACACGCCCGAAAGAGCCGCAGGCGCTGGAATTCGTGAAGAACTGGGTGAACTGGGGTGCCGGACCGAGAGCTTCGCAGTATTTGATTCTTGCGGCGAAGACAAAAGCGATTCTGGAGGGACGCCCCACGCCTGGACCTGAGGACGTGCGGTTTGCGGCGTACCCGGTGCTACGGCATCGAATCGTCACGTCGTTCAACGCCGAGGCCGATGGCGTCGACACGATGGAGATCATCAAGCGGACATTGGAGACGGTGAAGGAGAAGGCGTGAAAACGAGTCACCGCATCATATTCGGCGATTCGCGAAGTATGTCGCTTGTTGGAGACAAGTCCGTTCATCTCATAGTCACGTCGCCGCCGTACTGGCAACTCAAGGATTACGGTGCAAAGGAACAGATTGGGTTCGACGACTCGTATGAAGACTACATTAACAATCTGAATCTAGTGTGGCTGGAGTGCCACCGAGTTCTTCACGATGGTTGTCGCCTCTGTATTAACATTGGGGACCAATTCGCACGCTCAGTTTATTACGGGAGGTACAAGGTCATTCCGATACGAACGGAGATTACCAGGTTCTGCGAAACTGTGGGATTCGATTTCATGGGCTCGATCATTTGGCAAAAGGTCACTACCTGTAACACGACCGGCGGGGCGACTATCATGGGTTCATTCCCCTACCCACGCAACGGTATTGTCAAGATTGACTACGAATTCATCCTACTGTTCAAAAAACACGGCACGGCTCCCAAGCCAACTCTCGAGGCCAGGCGGCGATCGAAGCTCACGACGGAGGAATGGAATCAGTACTTCAACGGTCACTGGAATTTCGCCGGAGAGAAACAATCCGAACATATGGCCATGTTTCCAACGGAATTGCCTCGACGATTGATCCGCATGTTCAGTTTCGCTGGAGAGACCGTTCTTGATCCGTTCCTTGGGAGCGGAACGACGTCGCTGGCCGCAATGCGCCTGGGTAGGCAGTCAATCGGATACGAGATAAACAAGGAGTTTGAGAAACCGATCCGTTCCAAACTTCGAAGTGATTCTGATCTCTTTACGATGGGCAATGTCGTTTTTGAGGAAGACATAAGAAGAGTCCCAACAGAAGCGTTTAGGAAACTGCCATATCTTTTCGTCGATCCATTGAAGCTTGATAAGAAGGTGGACCCGAAAAAACTGACATTCGGCTCCAAGCTGGATCGCAATACACCAGTGCGGAGTGACTTGTACAGTGTGGAGGAGATTATCTCACCGAACCTCATTCGCCTGGAAAACGATTTGATCACTCGTTTGCTGGGTGTAGCGCCGCTCAAGGACAAGGAACAAGAGGCGGTCAGTTTCTTGTCGAAAAAACTAAAGGGACAAAAGGTGTCGCTGAAGTTTGACGAATTAAAACACGATGGTGATAATCACCTCATGGTGTATATGTTTCTGAAGAACAAAACGTTTCTGAACGCGCATTTGATAAGATACGGCCTTGCCACGTTGGATAAATCAACGCCGATTAGCAACAAGGTTCTTCTGAAGCTTGGGGGATAGCGGAATGTCCAAGGAGTGGATTCTCAATTCGGCGACCAATCGTTTCCAGCTGAATTTCAAGCGTAATGTGGGCCCGACTTCCTTAAGCATACGGGCTTGCCAGCCGCGGTCACTGAAAGAGTGGGAAGAATACTACTACAAGAATGTCTACGGAAGAGAACACCTTGTAGAACTTGGCAAGAAGTTGCACGTGAAAATCACCGAAGTCCTTGCGGCTGAGATCACCGAGGTAACCGAGCAGGATTGTATCGACTACATTATCAACCTGGTCATCAATCGGACATATGACGGCTATGTCACCGAAATCAAGACCGTGTACGGACAGTTGCAGGAAATTCTCAGGGTTGAGATTAAGCCTGCTTCCGACGAATGGGATCGGCTGTACAATGTCGACTTCTTCATTCCTGTGAAGGACAGGTTTATTGGTCTTCAAATCAAACCGGCGGGTGATACTGCTCATATACCACAGATATTCAAAGAGCATCAAATTCAACAGAGAACCCACGAGGAGTTCACAGCTAAATTCGGCAGCCGTGTCTTTTATGTTGTATCGATTACAGAGGGCAAAGGGAAAAAGATCTGTAATCCTGAGGTTGTCGCCGAGATACAAGCAGAGATCGCTCGATTGGAGGCCAGATGACCACGTCCGTTGATGTGTTCGAACAATTCCGTCTCTCCAACCTTCCCCCTTATGCC
Above is a window of Candidatus Zixiibacteriota bacterium DNA encoding:
- a CDS encoding ParB/RepB/Spo0J family partition protein: MSKLVLGKGLGALIPTDEGAAPQAEQFKMVSIDEVTPNPMQPRHDFDPERLAELVASLKQNGMMQPLVVRKGDTGFTIIAGERRHRAAVMAGLQEIPVVVMEAADDVRMLELALVENIQRENLNPLELASAYRKLIDQCGLTQNDLATQLGKSRTAVTNTLRLLTLPPAIQQMIRAGQLTEGHARAILGLPNEAAMTEMAQRIVEGSLSVRQAEQESTRTRRRKLVPKRKLPALSEVETYLKRLLGTSVKIVPGLKRGRIEIEYYGDDDLDRLFELFKKIEG
- a CDS encoding M23 family metallopeptidase yields the protein MRIVQSKYVTVMLVPDGTEARLNWRVRWLYVQIGAAALILIVIGIVLFFIFYGQMATKAALAERLKAENEDLQRYRFKVKLLEDNLVQVRDMVTRLTKLAGIDYQFPDIPDDSTLFAQMEQGAPAILPRMSGTDDDWPSGLPLQGFLSRGFQIEDSSQYHPGLDIACAIGTPVLATGAGQVTFAGVDSVYGNMVVIKNNDSVMTVFGHNERLLVRLGQKVQVGSRIALSGNSGRSSAPHLHYELRIHNQPINPLEDQYDQETLQ
- a CDS encoding polymer-forming cytoskeletal protein — its product is MIKKPFNNEVDGLMNTIIGKDTLITGTIDVKGALRIDGTVKGKVICNDCVTIGSTGVVEADIESVAAVIAGHLIGNVVTSDKIELQAKCEMEGDIKTKSLVIEQGALFCGSCNMKNSGRSDLGFLPPEEKRDSKKDEIFSTDTKGYKP
- a CDS encoding MoxR family ATPase; protein product: MSVTETKSDLQAVEHLNQSYERIRKEIGKVIVGQDKVIEQLLISLLSSGHCLLVGVPGLAKTLLISTLARVLNLKFNRIQFTPDLMPSDITGTELIEEDQTSGRRQFRFVKGPVFANIILADEINRTPPKTQAALLQAMQEHEVTAAGQTYKLEEPFFVLATQNPIEQEGTYPLPEAQLDRFMFNVFVDYPSTNEEQQIVKSTTTVLSYDLQKILSAEDIVGFQRLVRRVPVSDHLVEYAVDLVRATRPKEPQALEFVKNWVNWGAGPRASQYLILAAKTKAILEGRPTPGPEDVRFAAYPVLRHRIVTSFNAEADGVDTMEIIKRTLETVKEKA
- a CDS encoding DNA methyltransferase; this encodes MKTSHRIIFGDSRSMSLVGDKSVHLIVTSPPYWQLKDYGAKEQIGFDDSYEDYINNLNLVWLECHRVLHDGCRLCINIGDQFARSVYYGRYKVIPIRTEITRFCETVGFDFMGSIIWQKVTTCNTTGGATIMGSFPYPRNGIVKIDYEFILLFKKHGTAPKPTLEARRRSKLTTEEWNQYFNGHWNFAGEKQSEHMAMFPTELPRRLIRMFSFAGETVLDPFLGSGTTSLAAMRLGRQSIGYEINKEFEKPIRSKLRSDSDLFTMGNVVFEEDIRRVPTEAFRKLPYLFVDPLKLDKKVDPKKLTFGSKLDRNTPVRSDLYSVEEIISPNLIRLENDLITRLLGVAPLKDKEQEAVSFLSKKLKGQKVSLKFDELKHDGDNHLMVYMFLKNKTFLNAHLIRYGLATLDKSTPISNKVLLKLGG
- a CDS encoding MjaI family restriction endonuclease, which gives rise to MSKEWILNSATNRFQLNFKRNVGPTSLSIRACQPRSLKEWEEYYYKNVYGREHLVELGKKLHVKITEVLAAEITEVTEQDCIDYIINLVINRTYDGYVTEIKTVYGQLQEILRVEIKPASDEWDRLYNVDFFIPVKDRFIGLQIKPAGDTAHIPQIFKEHQIQQRTHEEFTAKFGSRVFYVVSITEGKGKKICNPEVVAEIQAEIARLEAR